A genomic segment from Aegilops tauschii subsp. strangulata cultivar AL8/78 chromosome 1, Aet v6.0, whole genome shotgun sequence encodes:
- the LOC109764220 gene encoding protein GRAVITROPIC IN THE LIGHT 1: METLMAAELPQQKAGGLARRLARLLRLKRSPAGSGVAYSAASDVYDESLDSSINSLSQLKLSGNMAAAYSLDAFFKTAAKKKGAPRQSPVPAADAHAFVASLFVGVSAVKASYAQLQLAQHPYDAEAIQSADAALVVELGKLLDHRRQYVRDPVGAAKNAEAGPAAIANEKRHLIRTYEITARKLETELRARDAEAQRARGELADELHAARALEERVHPGRTLATLDDLHFSGLNATHFLTALRLAVKSVRSFARSMLDEMRLAGWDPAAAAGAVHPSIPLRHAGDAKFALESYITLKMFTNFHRRDFGLSHLQERGSYDRRRFFEEFAELKTVPASTLLDAGSSRWSALGKFLRDRYLSVVHERMETAFFGRPVQRALVSAGAAFPETAWFAEFAEMARRVWLLHCLFFAFDRGDDGASIFQARAGDRFSEVYMESVSDMDGEDGAGMALALAGNRVVGFTVVPGFIVGRSVMQSRVYLSRPARHT; encoded by the coding sequence ATGGAGACGCTAATGGCGGCCGAGCTGCCGCAGCAGAAGGCGGGGGGGCTCGCGCGGAGGCTTGCGAGGCTCCTCCGCCTCAAGCGCTCGCCGGCGGGGTCGGGCGTGGCGTATTCTGCGGCCAGCGATGTGTACGACGAGTCCCTCGACAGCTCCATCAACTCGCTCAGCCAGCTCAAGCTCTCTGGGAACATGGCTGCCGCCTACTCCCTCGACGCGTTCTTCAAGACTgccgccaagaagaagggcgCGCCGCGCCAGTCTCCGGTGCCGGCGGCGGACGCGCATGCGTTTGTCGCGAGCCTTTTCGTCGGGGTTTCCGCGGTGAAGGCGTCGTACGCTCAGCTGCAGCTCGCCCAGCACCCCTACGACGCCGAGGCGATACAGTCGGCGGACGCCGCGTTGGTCGTGGAGCTCGGCAAGCTCTTGGACCACAGGAGGCAGTACGTCAGGGACCCGGTCGGCGCCGCCAAGAACGCGGAGGCGGGCCCCGCCGCAATCGCCAACGAGAAGCGCCACCTCATTCGGACCTATGAGATCACGGCGCGCAAGCTGGAGACGGAGCTGCGCGCGCGGGACGCCGAAGCGCAGCGCGCCAGGGGCGAGCTCGCCGACGAGCTCCACGCCGCGCGCGCACTGGAGGAGCGTGTTCACCCCGGTCGCACGCTCGCCACGCTCGACGACCTCCACTTCTCCGGCCTCAACGCCACTCACTTCCTCACCGCGTTGCGCCTCGCCGTCAAGTCCGTCCGCTCCTTCGCCAGGTCAATGCTCGACGAAATGCGGCTAGCCGGCTGGGATCCCGCTGCGGCCGCTGGTGCGGTGCACCCGAGCATCCCGTTGCGCCATGCCGGCGACGCCAAGTTCGCGCTCGAGTCCTACATCACGCTGAAGATGTTCACAAACTTCCACCGGAGAGACTTCGGCCTGAGCCATTTGCAGGAACGGGGCTCGTACGACCGGCGCCGCTTCTTCGAAGAGTTCGCCGAGCTCAAGACAGTGCCGGCTTCCACTCTCCTTGACGCGGGGAGCTCACGGTGGAGCGCGCTCGGCAAGTTCTTGCGGGACAGGTACTTGTCTGTAGTTCACGAGCGGATGGAAACGGCGTTCTTCGGAAGGCCAGTGCAGCGCGCCCTGGTGAGCGCCGGGGCGGCGTTCCCGGAGACGGCGTGGTTTGCCGAGTTCGCCGAGATGGCGCGCCGCGTCTGGCTACTGCATTGCCTGTTCTTCGCGTTCGACCGCGGCGACGACGGCGCGTCCATCTTCCAGGCACGGGCTGGTGACCGGTTCTCGGAGGTCTATATGGAGAGCGTAAGTGACATGGACGGGGAAGACGGTGCCGGCATGGCACTGGCTCTGGCCGGGAACCGCGTCGTCGGGTTCACCGTTGTGCCGGGGTTCATAGTCGGGCGGTCAGTGATGCAATCCCGAGTATACCTCTCGCGCCCCGCGCGACATACGTGA